Genomic segment of Harmonia axyridis chromosome 6, icHarAxyr1.1, whole genome shotgun sequence:
AAGGAAGATGGTTCAAATTTGTCTTGGTTCTTCATAAAAATGATTTAGGTTTAGGCTGGAGATTTTCTTCTAGTTTGTGCCGGAACGCAGCTCTTCAATATAGtcatagaaaaataatgaaaggcttttaaagtttagttaacacaagaactcaagcttGTCACGCTCAAAAATAGAAGAGAAAGAGGCCTAGTCTCATACGAAGTAAACTAttgaataaacatatttcaGATTAAACCATCCAATTCTCTTTCAGTGAGTTGGTGATTTATAGTATCACGTTTTCTTGggaattattaaaacactgatgagAACTTTATTGTAATACTGCACTTGAAAactccttgaacactctactaactcaactgttCTTAACTTACTCCCCTGAACTCTCCTTtttccagttttatacctgggttacaaatataaaatcatattaTACACcgagaatttcttcttccttttcttattctctaagttgtatgacTGCGCAATAGTATCATGatacctgcacactaattaggctagggaaaagatattctctattgtatctttctgggaaccttatgaatgataaagttgtatgcacaagtaccacgaaaattgtaacactaatgcaggtaaatttatattaagtattttgGCAGCAAATttggctagacacagacattatgtctaattgcttttggTCACCACAGTGAATCTCAATTTGTGACTAACTTTTGAGGACCTTCTTTCACCGCTTTGGCGATTCCCTTCATTCATTTATCGATTCCTAAACCGAAAGAAAATGAACGGAACTGTTGAATAATTCTGATGGTATTTCAGCCGTAGGCTGAGCAATGAAGTTAAAGAACGTCATTAAAAATAGGGGAGAAGGCAAAGCTTCTTGATTCCAACAAACGTCTTTCATTACATCGGCTCTGTTTCTTTTGATGAAAGAACAGTTCAGATAACGGACTTTTTTTATGTAAGCCGATTTAGCTACGGGTTGGGGTTCCCTGTAAAATGAACACAGCGTGAGACGCGTAAAAAACACCGAAAAATTCACACAAAGGTTAATGATGAATATCCCAAAGACGAAAATTGAATCAACTTTTATTGTTTTCCAAGGAAAAAAAGATGCTAAATGTCTAGCCATTTCTGGCACAATAAATTTGGgtttccattgaaaaaactaTAATACCCTCCATCTTTCATATAGGATATTCAATAAACTTCTCAGTTGTACATCAAAAGTTGCGTAATTCAAAAGCATAATGAATATTGAAGATATGAATTTTGTGTTTTACTTCCTactcactctgtataatatTGTCTCTTACATGAATCCTAAAGGACATTTGAATGACATCAATATAACTcacaaatggaaatttcaaataatattctCTCCAGTTAATCCAATTTCTTGTACAAAACCCCCAACTTTGAAATAACACCCCACAGCTCATCATTCATCAAAAAACTGCCAAACAGAGGATAACAATCCCTCaagtttcatattcttcaacCAAATCCACCCTGTAATCACTACCATCTGCTCCCGATGTCGAATCTGACCAAATCTACTTACACCCTCCAAAACTTACAACTTGCATTATGAATTCATCTGTCGGTAAGAACTTCAAGCCCAGCTCCACACTGACTCAAATCCATGTAAACAACCTTCGGAGCATTCGTTCTCCTAAGGGATTCCAGAAGTTTGTCAGGTTGATGGAAGGGTTGGTACTGAGAGGGGATGCTGTGCGATCGATACCAGTCGTAATAATTCCCTAAGTTCGGCTATCGGTCATGTTTGAGTTATTGCAGTGATTAAGATGTTGAGCCTCTTCGTCTTGTGTTTGACTTTAAGGTCCTTCGTTTCAGTAGAAGGATCATTGTTCTGGGAGTTGGTTTCTTCTGTTCTGATTAATTTAACGTTTTTTCGACTTCCGAAAGATTGGATTTTAGATTTGggtcttatttattttattggaaGGGTGGTTTACTCTGAAAGAATGATCTACTGCCACTTGTCTCCTCCCTGTTTGTCCTTCCTTGTATGGACTCTTAACTCAAGGACACAAGAAAAACAGAAATACTTCGATGACTTCAAAACTCAAAACACAATTAAGAGAAGATAGCAAAAAATAAACACCAGATAAACATCTGTAGAAACAACCACAAGAAAAACTATAATCAACAATCTATGAGAGTTATGCTATTGAATGTAATTGAATATCGGTTAAATCCTTTGTTGAAGTGAACTCTATTTGCAATAGGTTTTCATCACTATCAGAAGAATATGGttaaatcaatgaaataagTATCAAGACAGTTAAACTACTACaaggtgaaaatatttcaaccaaACCCCAATAGATTTTGCACTTACTCTTCGAAGATAGTTACCATCTTCATTGATAAAGCTTCTaatctttatttctttttcCAGGATGCCTCGCCCTAAAGGACCTGAAGATCTACGTCCCAACAGCTGTCATTAGAGGTCACGACGCCATCTTGAACTGCACTTACGACCTCGAAGGCGACGACCTCTACTCCGTCAAATGGTACAGACATGGAAGAGAGTTCTTCAGGTATACACCGAAAGACGAGAAACCCATAAAACAGTTCAAAATAACCGGTCTAAGTTTGGACGTTCGAGAACAGGACTCAACTGCTACTAGTGTTGTTTTGATGAACGTTGATCAGGACATAAGTGGGGTTTATAGTTGTGAAGTGACAGCAGATCAACCCTCTTTCTTTACAGACATGAAGAAGTCGCATTTAGAGGTAGGTGGTCATCTTACGCTTTTCAAGAAGACACTGATGATGATTGTTGTTAACAGGTGGTGGAATTGCCAAGGACAGACCCTCACATCAGTGGTTTCAAGACCAAATATCGCATAAATGAGACATTGAGGGCGAATTGTTCTTCAGCTTCTTCGTATCCTGCTGTGAATCTAACCTGGTATGTCAACGATAAGGCTGTTGATCCTGCGAAGGTCAAAAAGCACACTAGGGTGCATTCTGATGGTTATTTTCAAAGGTGAGTCTTTTAAATTAAGTCCTTCAATGAATGTGAATAAGCCAAGTTGTCAAAGTGTATCAATAAGCAAGGTTGCAAATACTGGGCAGCTGAGAACCCTCTAGGGGTTCATCAAAGATCCCACTAGTCGCTGTTTGGTGTTTTGTCTCATCTCTAGGTATCAGAAGGCCTTATTTTTTGAAGATGGTAACGTCCCTGTTACAATCAACTCTGTTAGTTACTATGATATGCTGGGGAGTTTTTTCGatctgaaaaattgaagaatttggTGAAGGGTATGATCCAGGAAGGTTCTGGTTTCAGTAAGATATTATTTCAGTGCAAACAGCTTGTCTCTCACGTGACAGGAGATCTCTTTGCAGCTTCTGTGAGCCTCAGATTATCTTGGTTTGAAGCTCCTGTGATTCCGTGAGAACATTTTCGTGTTTCGTGGAACCACTGAAGAATTCGGGGAACCAGAACACGTTTCCaagcaaatttttgttttaatatcTTCAACACTTGTTTCCAAGTCATTTGAAAAGCGAGAGCTAGTCATGGCACACCCTGCATGGCCTATGGTTTTGATTACAATAGACTGACTTCATACCCTATCTACTGGTAATTGAACGCCCGTAATCCCTCAAAACTATTCATCTACCAATTTCCATCCTTCCAATAAAATACCACCTACTCCTTTGGGAGACCATCTACAGAAAAATGTCTAAAAAACGTCTTCCTCAATTATTCCATTTGCAACGAAGAACCATCCATCTGAGCT
This window contains:
- the LOC123682829 gene encoding uncharacterized protein LOC123682829, which codes for MLCELRRLRVLWGFLFVTGCLALKDLKIYVPTAVIRGHDAILNCTYDLEGDDLYSVKWYRHGREFFRYTPKDEKPIKQFKITGLSLDVREQDSTATSVVLMNVDQDISGVYSCEVTADQPSFFTDMKKSHLEVVELPRTDPHISGFKTKYRINETLRANCSSASSYPAVNLTWYVNDKAVDPAKVKKHTRVHSDGYFQSADSILRLKIHKELFPRGRLKIRCVAALHDVYYRSSEKSAELEKKKHREHYYFHETTTSWPLVQWGFVPQASERHPADTTLIFETRQRPPNASSRMQCRLSTFLIKSIISVLLLR